One Aegilops tauschii subsp. strangulata cultivar AL8/78 chromosome 7, Aet v6.0, whole genome shotgun sequence genomic window carries:
- the LOC109773257 gene encoding uncharacterized protein, with protein MASKWVRPEVYPLFAATGVAIGICAFSLLRNITGNPEVRVNKMGRAAGVLENHEEGRRYAEHGLRAYVQDKTPEIMPGINKFFTSPK; from the exons ATGGCCAGCAAGTGGGTCAGGCCCGAG GTGTACCCGCTGTTCGCGGCGACGGGCGTGGCCATCGGCATCTGCGCCTTCAGCCTCCTCCGCAACATCACCGGCAACCCAGAAGTCAG GGTCAACAAGATGGGGAGGGCAGCAGGAGTGCTTGAGAACCATGAGGAGGGCAGGCGCTACGCCGAGCACGGTCTCAGAGCCTATGTGCAGGACAAGACCCCCGAGATCATGCCAGGAATCAACAAGTTCTTCACCAGCCCGAAATGA